CAGTCTCCTGCGGCAGGAGCCGGTGGTTCGTTCCTGCCGTACGTGACCGCGGAACAGCGCCGCGAGGTGCTGCGCACCACCGCACTGCCCTCCGGGTATGCGCTCCTGGGCGGCTTCGAGCAGTGGGGCCGGCTGAACCTGTTCGCCGCGGCGGACGGATACGGCGCCTTCGACTCCGGCGTCAGCGTCACGCTGGTCGCGGCGGCCGGCGGGTTCTGCGGCGCCGACGCCTGGCGCAACGACATCGACGGGCGCGGCGGCCTGACCAAGCGTGGCGCCGGCGCCGTGACGCCGACCGGCCGCAACCGGTACACGGGCGGGACGGTGCCGGCCGGGGGCACGTCGGCCGCCGGCTCCGAGGACGCCCTCGGCCACGGGGACGTGCGGGTCGTGGGCGGCAGGCTGCGGGTGACCCGGCGGCTTCGGGTGCGCGGCGGGAACGCGCAGGACGCGGGCACGCTTGAGGTCACCCTGCGCACCGGCGGCAAGGCACCGCTGACGACCGACCGGGCGGGTGGCCGTGCTCGGCGACGCGGCGGTGTTGTCGCTGCGGCTGGACACCGGGCGGCCGCCGGCCGCGGGCAGCACCCTGCCGGTCGTCGGCGTGCCCCGGTTGCGCAGCCGGTTCACCCGGATCGAGGTGAACTCCCAGGTGCTGCGGGCCGTACCCGTGTACACGGCAGAAGGTCTGCCGGTACGACTCGTGAAGCGGTGACGCCCCGGGCGGCGGGAACGGTGCGACAGTAGGGCCATGATCGGGCCCACGACCGTTCCCGCCGCCCCTCGGCCGGTGCCACCGCGGGGCGGATGATGGCGCGCGAACAGCAGCTGGTCCTCAGCCGGACGGCTCCCGCCGAGGCACCGGCCGGACCCTCCTCCCCGGTGCGCCGGCACCGCCGTCGGCTGGTGCCGCTCGTGGTGGCGCTGCTGCTCGCCCAGATGGCCGTGGCGATGGTCACCACGGCCGTCCAGCAGACCCCGACCATCGACGAGCCGGTGTACGTCGCGACGGCCACCGACTATCTGCGCGAGCACCGGATCCGCTACAACCCCGAGCATCCACCGCTCGGCAAGCTGCTGATCGCGGCCGGTGTGGCGGTGGCCGACCCGCGCTACGACCCGTCGTACGCCGGCACGCAAGGGGATGTGGGCCGGCATCTGCTGTACGAGTCCGGCAACGATCCCTGGCGGGTGATGCTGTGGGCCCGGCTGCCGGTGATCGCCCTGACGCTGCTGTTCGGCCTGGTGGCCTTCGCGTTCGCCCGAGACCTGACGGGTACGGCGGGCGGTCTCGTGGCACTGGCGCTGTACACCTTCTCGCCCGATCTGATCGCCCACGGCTCCCTGGCCACACTGGACGTCCCGGCGGCCGGATTCGTACTGACGTCGGCCTGGCTGGTCTGGCGCGCCAGGCGACGCCCCCTGCCGTACCTGCCACTCGCCGGCGCGGCTCTCGGCGCCGCCATCGCGACCAAGATGAGCACACTGCCGGCGGTTCCCCTGCTGATGGGGCTGGCCGCGCTGTCGGTCTTCGCCGGGGGACGGGGGCGCGAGCTCCCGCCGCCGGACCGGCCGGACGCGGGCCCTGGCCGGGACCGGGACATGCCTTCGACCGGCAAGCGGGACAGGGGCATTGGCCAAGACCGGGAGCTGCCGTCGACCGGCGGGCCGGACGCGGGCCCTGGCCGGGACCGGGACATGCCTTCGACCGGCAAGCGGGACAGGGGCATTGGCCAAGACCGGGAGCTGCCGTCGACCGGCGGGCCGGACGCGGGACCCAGCCACAAGCGGGACATGCCACCGGCCGGCGGACGGGATGCGAGCGACGACCCGGACCAGGACATGCCACCGACCGGCGGCGGGCCGGACGTCGGCCCGGGCCGGGAACGGCACACGCCCCCAACCAGCCAACCGGAGACGAGCATCGGCCGGAACCAGGAGATCCCACCGACCGCCGCGCCGGACACGGGACCCGGCCGCAAGCCGGACATGCCCCCGACCGGCGGACGGGATGCGAGCGACGACCCGCACCGGGACATGCCACCGACCGGCGGCGGGCCGGACGTCGGCCCGGGCCGGGAACGGCACACGCCCCCAACCAGCCAACCGGAGACGAGCATCGGCCGGAACCGGGAGATCCCACCGACCGGCGCGCCGGACACGGGACCCGGCTGGAATCGGGATATGGGGATGCCGCCGACCGGCGAGCCGGATGCGAGGCCGGGCCGGGGGCGGCAGGTACTGGCCGCGCTCACGGGCTCGGCCCGCTGCCGCCTGCGACAGGCCCTGGCCCCCCTCGCGGGTCCGGCCGGTGCTCTGCGGCACAGGGCGCTGTCCGCGGGCGCGGTCGGCGGTCGGCGTCGGGCGGCGTGGTCGGCGGTCGGCGCGGCGGCGCTCGTCGCGCTGGTGGCGGTCGCTGTGGTCTGGGCCGTGTATCTGGCCGTCGATCCGCGTCTGCGGTTCTCCCCCGCCGAGCCCGTTCCGGCTCTGCACGGGCTGCGCGGCGGGCTGGTGGATCTGCTGCCGGTGCCCGAGGCCTACCGGGCGGGCATGCGGGTGCAGTTCGGGCTGGAGGCCTACCCGTGGCAGGGGTATCTGTTCGGGCACGTGTACACCGGCTCGCTCTGGTACTACCTGCCCGCCGCCCTGCTGGTGAAGACACCGCTGGGGCTGCTGGCGCTGGGTGCGGCCGGTGCCGTGGCGGTCGTCGTGGTACGGCGGCTGCGGCCCGTGGCGCCGTATCTGCTGCTGCCGCCCGGCGTGCTGCTCGCGGCGGCGATGACGGGATCGCGGGACTTCGGGACGAGGTACGCCTTGTTCGTGCCGATGTTCCTCGCGGTGGCGGCGGCCTGTGCGCCACGGTCCGGCCGGCGGTGGACGGCCGCCGCGACGGCCGCGCTGGTGCTGTGCACGGCCGTGAGTTCGCTGTGGACGTTCCCGTACTACGTGCCGTACGCCAACGAGGCGTTCGGCGGCCCCGCCCAGACCCATCGGCTGCTGCACGACTCCAACGTGGACTGGGGACAGGACCTGGGCCGGCTCGCCGACCGGCTCCGGCAGCGGTATCCGGGCGAGCGGGTGTGGCTGGTGTACAAGGGCAGCGGCGTGCCGTCGTACTACGGCATCCGCGCCGCCGACCCGCGTACCGTTCCGGCGGAGCGGGTGCACGGGCTGCTGGTGGTGTCGGACTCCGCGCTGGCCAAGGCGCGCGGACGGCTCGCCGAGCTGATCGCCGGCAGTCGGCCGGCCGGCGAAGTGGGACATTCGATCAGCCTCTTCCGGCGTTGAAACCTCCTGCTCAACCCCCTGGTCATGACGGTGGGTGAGCTATGTTGAGTGCTTGTGGCAGACAAAGGAGGCGGACCTGTGCCCTCGCCGCAACAGGCGCGCGCACAGGCATCAGCGATCAAGTCCGGCAAGACCGTGCCCACGGCCGAGGCCTCCCCGACCTCCCGGCTGAGGGAACTCTTCGACGGCCCCCGTCTGTCGCCGGGCCAGCGGCGCATCGCCCAGTACCTGATCGAGCACATCACCGAGGCCGCGTTCCTGTCCATCACCGAACTGGCCGACCGGGTCGGGGTCAGCCAGCCCTCGGTCACCCGCTTCGCCGGTGCCGTCGGCTTCAGCGGCTACCCCGCACTGCGCGAACGACTCCAGTCGATCGCGCTGAGCAGCCTGGCCGGCGGGCCCGCCGAGGAGAACCGGGCGAATGAGCTGCAGGCGGCCGTGGACGCCGAGATCGAGAACCTGGAGAACCTGCGGCGCGACTTCGCCGACCCCGACCAGATCATCCGGGTCGGCCGCGAGCTGTCCCGCTCCACCCCGCTGACCGTGCTGGGCTTGAGGATCTCGGAGTCGCTGGCCGAGTACTTCGGCTACGCGGCCCGCCGGATCCACCCCGATGTGCGGCTGGTCACCCGGGGCGGCAGCGTGGCCTACGACACGCTGATGCAGTGCCGTGAGGCCGGCGGCACCTGGGTGCTCGCCTTCGCCATGCCCCGGCATTCCCAGGAGACGATCCAGGCCGTCAAGGTGGCGCGCGGCGCCGGTCTGAAGGTCGCCCTGGTGACCGACCTCGCGCTCGGGCCGCTGGCCGACGAGGCCGATGTCACCTTCGCCACCGGCACCGGCTCCCGCCTGGTCTTCGACTCCTACGCCGCACCCGGTGTGATGGCCGCCGCGCTGCTGCAGGCCATGACGGACGCCGATCCGGAGCGCACGCAGGCCCGTCTGGAGAAGTACGAACAGCTCTCCGATCAGCACCAGTTCTTCCTGAAGGACTGATCCGGACCGCCCGGGCGGGGTTGATCCACCACCAAGCGCGCATGAATGTTTTCATACGGCTTGCAAAGCGCACGGCATATATAAATACTGCTCGCACCACCGCCCCGAGAAAGCCGACGGACCGCCCATGCGTACGCACGTCTCCACGCGGCGCCGGTCACCGACGCCCGGGGCCCCCGCACGGACACCCCCAGCCGCCGTCCCCTACCCACGTCGGCGCCCGGGGTGTACCGGGGCGCGCCGTCTGCGCGACGCGCCCGTGGCGGCCCCGGCCATCCCCTAGGCCGGGGCCGCCCCGCACCCGTCGGACACCCTCACGACGCCGCACACCGGAAGCGATGATCATGACCCTGACCAGCACGCGTATCAGCCCCGACTGGCCCTGCCAGGTCAAGGCGCCGGGCTCGTACGACTGGGAGCGTTCGGCGGCCAAGTGGCTGCGCGAACTGATCCCCG
Above is a genomic segment from Streptomyces fodineus containing:
- a CDS encoding MurR/RpiR family transcriptional regulator → MPSPQQARAQASAIKSGKTVPTAEASPTSRLRELFDGPRLSPGQRRIAQYLIEHITEAAFLSITELADRVGVSQPSVTRFAGAVGFSGYPALRERLQSIALSSLAGGPAEENRANELQAAVDAEIENLENLRRDFADPDQIIRVGRELSRSTPLTVLGLRISESLAEYFGYAARRIHPDVRLVTRGGSVAYDTLMQCREAGGTWVLAFAMPRHSQETIQAVKVARGAGLKVALVTDLALGPLADEADVTFATGTGSRLVFDSYAAPGVMAAALLQAMTDADPERTQARLEKYEQLSDQHQFFLKD
- a CDS encoding phospholipid carrier-dependent glycosyltransferase: MMAREQQLVLSRTAPAEAPAGPSSPVRRHRRRLVPLVVALLLAQMAVAMVTTAVQQTPTIDEPVYVATATDYLREHRIRYNPEHPPLGKLLIAAGVAVADPRYDPSYAGTQGDVGRHLLYESGNDPWRVMLWARLPVIALTLLFGLVAFAFARDLTGTAGGLVALALYTFSPDLIAHGSLATLDVPAAGFVLTSAWLVWRARRRPLPYLPLAGAALGAAIATKMSTLPAVPLLMGLAALSVFAGGRGRELPPPDRPDAGPGRDRDMPSTGKRDRGIGQDRELPSTGGPDAGPGRDRDMPSTGKRDRGIGQDRELPSTGGPDAGPSHKRDMPPAGGRDASDDPDQDMPPTGGGPDVGPGRERHTPPTSQPETSIGRNQEIPPTAAPDTGPGRKPDMPPTGGRDASDDPHRDMPPTGGGPDVGPGRERHTPPTSQPETSIGRNREIPPTGAPDTGPGWNRDMGMPPTGEPDARPGRGRQVLAALTGSARCRLRQALAPLAGPAGALRHRALSAGAVGGRRRAAWSAVGAAALVALVAVAVVWAVYLAVDPRLRFSPAEPVPALHGLRGGLVDLLPVPEAYRAGMRVQFGLEAYPWQGYLFGHVYTGSLWYYLPAALLVKTPLGLLALGAAGAVAVVVVRRLRPVAPYLLLPPGVLLAAAMTGSRDFGTRYALFVPMFLAVAAACAPRSGRRWTAAATAALVLCTAVSSLWTFPYYVPYANEAFGGPAQTHRLLHDSNVDWGQDLGRLADRLRQRYPGERVWLVYKGSGVPSYYGIRAADPRTVPAERVHGLLVVSDSALAKARGRLAELIAGSRPAGEVGHSISLFRR